A DNA window from Hordeum vulgare subsp. vulgare chromosome 1H, MorexV3_pseudomolecules_assembly, whole genome shotgun sequence contains the following coding sequences:
- the LOC123404655 gene encoding uncharacterized protein LOC123404655, translated as MATPPPPRRRAADATLEHRASLPRLQWSSAALVLRLHRGMQWCPPVLQTTKHAHRRRMFIRPSLPCASPQQPHRRLTALEHRRARWQHCIDASSDAIVVLP; from the coding sequence ATGGCAACGCCGCCACCTCCGCGTCGACGGGCTGCCGACGCTACATTGGAGCACCGCGCATCGCTGCCGCGGCTGCAGTGGAGCTCCGCCGCGCTGGTGTTGCGGCTTCACCGGGGGATGCAATGGTGTCCGCCGGTGCTGCAAACGACGAAGCACGCGCATCGCCGTCGCATGTTCATCCGCCCGTCCCTGCCATGTGCTTCACCACAGCAACCCCATCGGCGTCTCACTGCGTTGGAGCACCGCCGTGCGCGGTGGCAGCACTGCATTGACGCTTCGTCGGACGCCATCGTGGTGCTGCCATGA
- the LOC123395346 gene encoding protein FAR1-RELATED SEQUENCE 4-like, with translation MTFDTENEVREYYIKYAKAKGFGVTRRISHSDDNGQVKYLTLCCSRYGKTQSNSRNMLKPNPTAGIGCEAKIYVTRGPDGKLHLSKAILDHNHALSPHKSRLFRCNKKLNFHVKRRLELNDRAGIRVNKNFNSFVVAADGHENLTFGEKTCRNFLEITRRLKLGSGDAEAVRDYFIKMQSDNPNFFSVMDVDDESRLRNAFWADARSRAVYESFHDVITFDTTYLVNKYDMPFACFVGVNHHGQSVLLGCALLSNEDTPTFVWLFNEEEFEVKCSCRRFEFRGILCRHVLCVLTHMKIKEVPPQYIVDRWKKNVKRKHNFIRCTYGGMEDTPVAKRFDRLCNSFYPVAELGGMSDNSCNSLIEKLHTLKVEYSSSSNSENDKEQAHSMNLNKKRSNNKRKQSDANILEQDLMEHAGSFDFGIATGNINPTPAAAIPYEGSSSMVMPPILGEYTSMMFQVQQASTVLSSPAELRFNGIGGLNNTTDQI, from the exons ATGACCTTCGATACTGAGAATGAGGTGCGAGAGTACTATATAAAATATGCTAAAGCAAAAGGCTTTGGTGTGACGAGAAGAATCTCACATAGTGATGATAATGGACAAGTAAAGTACCTTACACTTTGTTGCTCTCGGTATGGTAAGACTCAATCGAACTCAAGAAATATGTTGAAGCCAAACccaacagccgggataggatgtgaAGCTAAAATTTATGTTACACGTGGTCCTGATGGGAAGCTTCATCTTTCAAAGGCGATTTTGGATCACAATCATGCATTGAGTCCACATAAATCTCGGTTATTTAGATGCAATAAGAAGTTAAATTTCCATGTCAAGCGCAGGCTTGAGCTGAATGACCGCGCCGGAATAAGAGTAAACAAGAATTTTAATTCTTTTGTTGTGGCAGCAGATGGTCATGAGAACCTAACTTTTGGTGAGAAAACTTGTCGCAATTTTCTAGAGATAACAAGAAGGTTAAAACTTGGTAGTGGTGATGCTGAAGCGGTTCGTGACTATTTTATCAAAATGCAATCCGACAATCCAAACTTTTTTAGTGTCATGGATGTTGATGATGAATCCCGACTTCGGAATGCTTTTTGGGCTGATGCAAGAAGCAGAGCAGTGTATGAATCTTTTCATGATGTCATTACTTTTGACACAACATACTTGGTGAACAAATATGATATGCCTTTTGCTTGTTTTGTCGGAGTGAATCATCATGGCCAATCAGTGTTGCTAGGGTGTGCTTTATTATCAAATGAAGATACTCCAACATTTGTCTGGTTA TTCAACGAGGAAGAGTTCGAAGTTAAGTGTTCATGTCGTCGCTTCGAGTTCAGGGGTATACtctgtaggcatgtattatgtgTGCTCACTCACATGAAAATCAAGGAGGTTCCTCCACAATACATTGTTGATCGGTGGAAAAAGAATGTGAAAAGAAAGCATAATTTTATCAGATGCACATATGGTGGCATGGAAGACACGCCTGTTGCAAAACGTTTTGATAGATTGTGCAATTCTTTCTACCCAGTTGCTGAGCTAGGCGGCATGTCAGATAATTCATGCAATTCTTTGATTGAAAAACTTCACACCCTCAAAGTTGAGTACTCTAGCAGCTCAAATTCTGAAAATGATAAGGAACAG GCTCACTCCATGAATTTAAACAAGAAAAGGTccaataataaaaggaaacaatcAGACGCTAATATTCTAGAACAAGATCTTATGGAACATGCG GGATCATTTGACTTTGGCATAGCGACTGGCAACATAAATCCAACCCCAGCAGCTGCAATACCATATGAAGGTTCATCATCAATGGTTATGCCTCCAATTCTAGGAGAATATACAAGTATGATGTTTCAGGTTCAGCAAGCATCGACTGTACTGTCCAGTCCTGCAGAATTACGCTTCAATGGAATTGGAGGGCTCAACAATACGACGGATCAGATTTAG